GCAGCTGGCAGGCTTCAGACAATACTATATATTAATGGATCATTTTCAGATTTATGAGTTGggtttctgttttactttctatTACCAATGACAACTCTATGTTTAAATAAATGCTATGACTCTCATAAAATGCCATTAATAAATGAGACCTTTGAATTTCCTATGTGGCTCTTCAGTTTGCACCTCCCTTCAGAGGacttttgtgaagattaaatgagttaatacacgTAAACCACTTAGAGCAATGCCTAGTACCTAATACATGTTTAAACAGAGTCAAACAGAGCCTAGTTTAGCATGCAAACAAGCACTTAGTTTCAGCTGTTACTTTTAACAATGTGGTCAAAGCTTGCAATGTTAGTCAAAACAGgtatttaaatgtttaacttaTAAAACTGAAGTCTAACAAGAAAATTTCAATTATAGGCTTACAAGTTGTCCCAATCACAGACAAGAACATGTATACTCCTACtgtcttaattttaaaacaactggTGCCTGGACTTGCAAAATTATGTTTGGTTTCTAAAGATTTTCAGCAGAAAGGtcataaaatgacaataatacaCTCTATTAACAGATTCTTTTCAGAAGTACTGTTAAAATCCTTTCTTCAGAAAGCATCACTTATTAAACATTTACTGTAGGAAAGATACCATGTTAAGTATCCTATAGAATACAAagcaaataggaagagaaaaaaacagacgTGGTCCTTAACTTTGAAGTTGTTACATCTCTAGCTATGTTGTggtccaaaatattaaaaatcttaaaaatttcttaactcattttttcaaaagaaatcattataaaaattgtgttttctttttccaaggaGCCCAAACAATTCCTAacctctactgaaaacacaggtATTCTAGCGTTCCTTTAGAATGCAGGAAACACATCTGCAATTCCAAAAAGCTACTGGAGTTATGAGTTGAGGGCAAATGCCTGTTTGATTAGACATCACTACAGTTCTTGTATAACACAGGACTCCCTGCTCTGACCTAGTTGCAGTTGATTCCTGCCTCCTGGTATGAAATAAATTTTTCCCTGATCTTAATTCATAGCCTATGATGACTTTCTGTTAAGTGTGGAATTGACTGCATATGTAAAACATCCATCTTGAACATAACAATTACCTTAATGCTGGAagctggaatattttatttttatgtagttcAAAAATCACGTTCTCTCAttaaattcaaaatgtatttaagttTCCAAATGAAAAGGGTTTTTAAGACCACTTATAATTCAGAAAGTAGTACCCAAATGCAAACTAAAATTGACAGActtctgttaaaaatatttataaacattaaaCCTAGTAATCTTCCTTTCAACTCTAGTAATTTTAATATGCCCCCcaattcattttactttaaattccacAGCCACTTACTTGCTCAAGGTCTTGTCtgaaagaagacataaaagaaaaaagaaaaacaaacaaactgggtgacaaagtagaaaaaaattctcaatacaAAGGAACATGAAGATTCCTTGGTAAGAAGAATTATATATGCTAACTCTCTTCACTGACAAGATgattaaataaagttaaaattccAAGTCACTGTAGCATGTTCGTTAAACACTGAAATTTGTCTCTGCACGTTAACAATAATATTCATGCACTGTGTGGGAGTTCTACAGATGTCAATGTTCATTTTTCCCCTTCTGCTTCCCCATGTTTCATATCTATTTTCTACTATATACTATCCTGTAACATAAGATTTTAGGGCATAGTGAGGGTATCTAGAGTGATATGccccaacaacaaaaacaaaaaaaaaaaacagcctctCAGAATGCCATGCCCTGAGTTCCTTATTTGTTATTTAATAGtaactcttctttcatttttatctggCTTTTCTCCATGTACTCCTATGAGATACACAATGGTTTTCATGATGTGGACAACTTGCTCCTGGAAAGACTAAGTTATTAAAGTATTCACTAATGGAGGGGCacacttaacattttttacaGACTGAATatgcacttttatttttcaaatataaatagatGCTCTTGAGATTGCATaacatacaaatacattttaaaagtgccACTGAGGTTACAGTAAATTTTTGAAATTAGGTCTAATTCTTAACAGACAAGGAATACAACTCTTCATGAAAAGGGGAGTAACTTTTTttgttaagagaaataaaagttagaaaataaagaaagtttTTCTCCTATAAGCAAATCACAAGTAGTCTGTAACACCTATAAGGTTGTTCCAAGTCATTTTAACCTTAGCGTATGCTTCTCAACTATCTTCAAGAAAGCTGAAATTACTAAAGAATTAGTGTACTCTTGCTCATCAATATTTCAAAAAAGTTGGTCAAGCATCTTAGGTTCTCATTGATTTTTTACCTAGCATATCCAGAAGACAGGGATTTCAAAGAGTCATAAAAATCTACCACAATTTCATTCAAAGGAAAGAGATATTTAAGCATAACTCTATTTTGATCAATAAATATCATATTCTTCTGAACTGCTCTTCGAGcctaaaaagggaaggaaaaaaatgggttTAATGATAACCTACTCAAATACTGAGGAATAATGTATTTCTCTAATGGTCTAGTAAAAACTTATAGGCAGTATTTATAATCCAGggagaaacattttatatttcaattacCTTAGGCTTGCTATCAAAGCTTTTAATCTTTATCtaagaattttatcttttaaaataaacactattTCATTTAACAGTAAATCAAATGTAACTACATATAAAGTCAAAAATCctaatttcttgttttataaataattaggTCCAGAGAAATTAAAAGTGTAAGACCAAGATTACAATCTAGTTTTTAACCTAATTAAAACTCAAGTCACCATTTGACACTTTCCAATATGTATCTGAGTATttcaaataagtatttttaaagaatataattaCATACCATTTGTGGATTAAATCACTTATTATAATGTGGTGAGAACTAAAGCAAAATGGGAGTACCTTCAAATTTATGGTCCTTGAAGTACTATAATCATCTTTCAAACTACTCAAAAAGGCGAAAAGAAATTATACATTTAGCTAATTAtcaaatttctttcctttgggcTAAAATATCAAATCAGTAAATTACACAAattatcagaaatatttttcttatttgaaatcaaaattttaaaagtatatatatctatatctatgtgtacagacacagacatatatatatatatatatgaaaatctcTTTAAATTCAGTATGCTCAGCagaaagaaatcttttaaaacaagTTGGAAATCACTATTTCAGAGGACTAAAACCTAATTTTGTATTAAATTGTATTACAGTTATACCTCGCAAAGCGTCATTATTTTTCCAGTGTATTCATCTGGTGTGATAATAGTGCCCAAAACAACTGGCTCCAAATATTCTGTTACTTTTGATTCATCAGGGAATTGTGCAGGATTGAtaattgtaatttctttttctctatattcctaaaaattagaaaaatcagcaatacttaaaaagaaatcttaatataatgatcatttttcttgtttgctttatattttaaaatctctcccGCTGAAATAATTTAGTATTAATAAGTACTAGTAAACAATATATTCCAATTATTGATATTTACTAAACATATTTCATGGACCATTTAGAAAAAGTATgacaaaagaatacattttaacctgacatttataaaacattatagtttaaaagttaattttgttGGAAAATATTTAGATTGCCAAAATTAGTATTTGCTTAAAATGAACAGATTGCCACTTACATGGAATACAATATTGTCTTCATCActgatttgaaatttaaaatttctcagtCACTGGAATCAATGCTTCTTTTTTTATGAGAGAAATTACTTATGaccaaaattacatttttcatcTTTGTGCTAGAATCAGAACATTGTTTTCActactaattttactttttactatCAGCAATAGACTAGTTTTGATAATGTGGAGATTATATCAGgttaagaaaaatactgcataaaTTAGTTTTCAAAAAAGTTCTTCATCATTAGGCATAGGGTAATTCAATGTTTATTACTACtaaccaataaatatttaaaacttaatcAGCTACTGGTATAGTAAAAAGCTTCTCCTGcattgtatatacacacatttattttttccaagagaCTAATGCAAAACAGTACTAAATACTAAGTACCTTTATCAATTTTGATGATGAAAGTACAGCTTTATATGGAACAGTAGGGGTTGTTAAAATAACAGAAGCATTATATTCTTGCTCCAGTCGCTGGTTGAAAACTTCCATGTGCAAAAGTCCAAGAAATCCTAGCCTGGGGGAGGAAAAGATAAACTCCAAAATGTTTATGTCCCAtgggcttcattttttttttttttttaaatgaacatattgTTATTTTAAGGGAGGGATGGAATTGAGTCAAAGAATTCACAATATAATTAAATGCTAGCATAATTTCATTAAGTAAGATTAAAATCTTCCACTGGGAATCTATTTTAAATCACTATAAAACTTACCCATAAAATGTCAATCCACAACGTGAAACAGGcagataaaaattgtttttgtccaCTTTACACTAatataaacttattttcagtAAATGTTCCAGAACAATGCAGCATTTTATACCTCCCGTacttgatactttaaaaaaacctccctttcttataaaaatatttttaaaatataccatttatACCTTTCTTTCCTATAAAAAAAGTGAATGAATCTTACCTCCAGCCAGCACCCAGAGCAAGGCTACTATCCCGATGAACTGTCACACTGGAATCATTTAAAGTTAGTTTTTCTATAGCACTCTTCAGGTTGTTATATTCAGATTGGTCTACAGGATACATTCCTGGGGATACAATGATTTCTAATTATCACGTGATAAGCTGCCTTCAGACCAATCAAACCACATGTGTAGTGCTGCCAAGTTCCAAATTAGTCATTTaccttttaaattacttttttgtattttatggacCAAAATACTGGTTTGCTAAAAATTTATGATAATTTGGTTTCAAAGTATCTTACAAGTCATTAGTCTTAAAGAAGATACACCTAGATTGGCACtccaaataatgtttttaatgtttttgaaaaactacagggaaaaaaaaaaaaaaaatcctgggaaTTAGGCCTATTAAGAAAACACAttgtaattgcaaaaacaaaagcacaagaCATCCCACAACCCAAATGAAACTTTATTATTAGATTAAAAATAGGAGTAGAAATGAAAACTATACTGCACTCTCAATTTTCTAAGGCAGATTATCTACTTAAAACCATagttaaattttgctttttggtATTTACTTACAAAAACTATGGGAATCACTACTGATTCTCTTTCATCTGACAACTCTGAAGTCCTCTAAAATCCAGATGACTGACTTTGCCTAAAGGTAGGGGTAAACAAAGTTCCTAATTCCCAGTGAGAGAGACTGTAGGGCGAAAATCAAGGGTTAGATACTCGGCACAGAGTAACCTGATGACCTTCAATCAGGTCTTCCTTTCTCCAAAGTAAAGGAAGTAACAGATTCTGAAATTATATATACTTGAGGCAACACCATTCTCTGTCATGTCTACATGAGTACAATACAATATTAAGGAAACTCTATCGAAGATGAAGATAGTCAGTGTCTAATGATAATCAGTAATAAGAACATCCtaattagaaaaatgtttcaaatataatAATGAACTCcctagaaaagtaagaaaaatttatattactGTATTCTATACATCACAACTTCTTCCTTAAGAGCTTATTTCTTAACACATCCTAAATGATCTCCCACATATAATTTCATCATACATATGAAATTATAAACTGATAAACAGCACAAAGAATTAAGTGAAACAATATGCTGGAATTCGTGGTTATTTAACATAATCAGAATGTGTATTTTTTCCCTAACCACTGAGACAaacttttagtttaaaaatatcatGGCCTTCAACCTTTGAATTTGTGAGCTCCTCACCTGCAAATACCATTGGTTTCGCTGATTTAAACCCAGGCAAGGGCTCCACTGGTTGCTTATGTAAATATAATGTATCTCCTATTTGCGCTTCAGTGACATTTTTCATCCCAGCAATCAGATAGCCCACCTGTCCTGCatatctaaataaaattattatatgcaaatatttactgCTTTAATGTTTCAAGAACATAACTCACAATTAGTTCTACCTTCCCAGGAAACTATCATACACTTTCCAAACTTTCCATACACTTTGAAAATAAGTGCTCCATATCAATTATCAAACTCTGAAGCTTGCCAGCAAATGAACACACCAGGTCTTACAATCCATTAGACCTCTCTACTTATAAACCTACCACCTTTTTCATGATTCTGCCAACCTTTGCAATTTAAACAGCAGTTTCTAAAGTATATTGTAAATACAGTGAAACTAGTAAGTACAAAGTTAGTTTTTCTATAGCATTATAGAAAAGCATTACAATAAGTACACTACTTGTGATGTCTTTTATTAATGAATTGTGTTGCAAATGCTTTAACAATGGGAAAAAAGGTAACTTTTTATCCAAGAAAAATGTGAACTCTGAACAAACTGAACATCTGATGTTCCTCCTTTAGCAAAAGAACAAATTCTGAGTTCagctgtagtttaaaaaaaaaaaaatccctacaaAGTTAAGATAATTTACACTTAGAATGAGCTTTAAGAACCTTAAATGAACATGTGATAATGTTCAGTATATATGGCAGAATATAAATAgatgttaaaatatttcagtaaaaataGACTTTGACTCAATATAGTGCTGTTTTTAGACATACAACACTAAACACTCAAATGTGATCTGATAGTCATCTGGTTCAATAATttctacaaatgaggaaataggaCCTTACAAAGCTCAAAGTATGTATCCAAGGTCATGTCTCATCAGCACCTGATATggagtaggcactcaataaacagtTCTTTTACAAGTCAATTCAGATGTGTTTTTCTAATGCACACTACTCTTGCTAATCCCACTCCCCAAGAATTTTAATCAAGGTTTTACCATGAATTCCACACTAAAGATTTATTAAGGTTTCTGTTATACCACCTTTACAATGGAAAATCTAGTTATGAAGAACTGTCAAAAATGATACCCAATATGGGTGGAGGGAACTCTTTCATTGTCTCATCAAATGTATCAATATAGGATCCAATCTACCCTTGATCGTAAACCTAGTTATAATTAGTCATTTAGAATAAAAAAAGTATCAACTGACATTTCTACTGTCCTTCACCCAAGATTCCTTCTGACAGAGCATTTACTGTATAGTTgcattaaatagttttttttaagttatcaAATGAGGATCATTCTAAGCATACCAAGTTGAGAAAAATGCAGAAACAGAACCACATACAAATGCATTTTAATTACTAATGCAGATTACTTACAATTTATGAGTTGGTTGCTCATTAGGATTTAAAACTCCTACTTCATTAACTTCGTATGTCTTTTGAGTATGTGCAGATACAATTTTATCTCCTTTGGAAACCACTCCGTCAAATAATGCTACATTGGCTATCACACCTCTATACTGGTCAAAGGTGGAGTCAAATACCAAAGCTCTCAGGGGATTTTTGCGATGCACTTTAGGGCtagtaaatataagtaaaaagtaaatacatatatactaaattaaaatcttaataaaATTCCTGTTTTCAACTTAGAGTTCTTGAGAAAGTTTGATACACAACAGCCTAAATAAAAAGacctttttataaaatatattagattTAATAACCTCCagttttaacaaattatttttaaatatatttgttcagCTTAAAGCAAAGGAAAACAACTGCCAATGTACTGAGGTATATTTTATAATGATTGTCATGAAAAGACCTCCATCAAtcatctttgctttttctttactttACTGTACTTGCCTTCTATATTTTactaaaagcaaataaatttatTCTCACTCCCTGCAAGAATATTTGCCACATCTGTTAAGCTAAAATAACAGTTCAAGCTGATAAAATCTTTGAACTATTAAGCATAGACAGTTTTTGAACTATTAAATAGAGACAACTAGTACAAAAATCACCAAATACTCACGGGGGAATTCTTTCAATAACTGCCTGAAGAACACTCTCAACATTTGTTCCAAGTTTAGCAGAAATCTAAAAAGATACATGCgaaaaatataagcatttaaagtTGACTATACTTTTCTATCTTGATGACCTGTGACTTATgatcagaaggaagaaataattccAATAGTTATCAATTTGAGAAATAcagcaaaaggaaaagaacaaagcaaacagTATATTGACAAatacctctttttctattataacTGGGTAGTTCTACAGTTCTAGAATTGAATTACAAGAGAGTCCTGATTATGGCACTGAAAGAGGAATAGACTAAGAGTTCAAAATCTGGGTAACAATCATGTCTCTGCATTGAATGCGTGTATTTCAACAGTATCTATCTCCTTGAGTATAAATTCCATCGTCTAAAAAAGGAAGTGATTATTTACATTCTGCCTAAATCTCAAGGTTGTTGTGTGAATAAACAATGTATGTGGATGGCATAAAACCATAAGGCATCTTACTACTAACTTTACTGTTCTCACACCAGAAAAGCAAGCCAACACTCAAACCACATGGTATGACTGACCTTTATCACCAGTAATAAATGGACTATCTCTGAAATCCTGATTTCAAACTTCTTACCCTTCCCATTCACTCTAGACCAGGAATTTTCAGTTTCAGCCCTACTGACATTTTgtgccagataattctttgttttgggaggctgtcctgtgcattataggATGTTCAGCAGCAACCAGGGCACCTCATTTACCCACAAGATGCTGGTAGCATCCTTCCCAAGATGTGAAAACCAAAACTATCTCCAAATATTTGCCCAGGGGGCAAAACCACCCAACACTGACAACTACTGCTCTAGACTGTAGCACTTTCTTTACAACAGTCCTTAACTTGTAACTACTGAATATACTACTTGATGCTGTCCATCAGCTCCACCCTCCACTCCATTTCTATTCTTTCCCAGATGGGACTCCAAGATCCATCATTTACAATCACTCTGGTTCAACCACTTTCTATTCTCTCCTTATTAGAGGCAGCTGGCAAAACCTCAACCTTGACTGCATCCAATTATGTTTTTTCTATGCCCATACACAGAGCAGCTTAACATtaccagaaaaaagaaatcaaatgaatGGTATGGTTCATTTCTTGTATCTGAAACAAGCTATCTTGCCTCTGGGCAGCCGTTCTTCTTATATACTTAACTCCAAATCAAGAAACATCATTTAATGCaatgcagattttaaaattaaggttatttattaattttaaagtatgaaaatGGAGGTTTGTAGACAGTGCTCAGTTTAGCAATGAACTGTTATGTTTTATGGGTTATGTTGTTTCCTCCTGGATCATAATCTCCTTTTCATATGGATAGTTAATACTTAAGATATAATAATTTCACATCTGGGCTACTATTCATAGCTGGATTCCCTGTATCTTTTCTTACACCTCTTTGATCCATTCTCTGTAAGGCTACCtgaatttatttgtttctcttgctttAAAATCCTTCCATTGCCTCAGAATAATTTTCAAGCTCTTTAGCACAAGAGTCCCAGCATAACTTGATTCCTGCATACCCCTACAAAGCCTTCTCATCCAATCTACCTTTCTGATCAGTAAACATGCCAAATCTTTTCTAATTTAAGTCCTTTACACTCACTCTTTTCTATTCTTGGAATGCTTTTCGGAAAATTATTCATTCCTCCATGTTTCAGTTTATCAGAGACGCTTTTGCTAAGCTATTCCATGTCATAACATCTCTCTAAGAAAACAGACTTTTCACTGTTCATTATGGTATTTCACCTGGAATAATAACAATTTGTCAAATGAATTTCCTCGACAAACTCTATCCTAGTCAATAATTCCTATGGTTACttctttgtttacttatttattaactGCAGAAAGTCTGTCTGTCTTTACTTATTTACTGACTgtcttgtctgtcttgttcactgccaTACTCTTAGCTGGCATATACCAAATAAGAATCTGAATGAATTTTACTAAGATTAAAATCAGAATAGTTAATTGCATTTTAATATAACACAatccaaaatataaaaccatGTATAACTTgctcttttgaaaattaaatgagattgaaagaaaaacattacagTGCTGCGCTGACATACTTTACACTACCATGTAGCATAGCAGTTTGGCAGTGGCTGTTTAACAAGCAAATCATCATTTGAAAGgtaaacaaaaattcaaatttataatGGTGGCAACTTTGATATAAATAAAATCCATTGTTTCCTAGCACTACTATAGCTTT
The window above is part of the Chlorocebus sabaeus isolate Y175 chromosome 27, mChlSab1.0.hap1, whole genome shotgun sequence genome. Proteins encoded here:
- the GUF1 gene encoding translation factor GUF1, mitochondrial isoform X3; its protein translation is MWTLVGRGWGCARTPARWATGAALGPAPTFGAAPESWPTCRVYSSAEFKEKLDMSRFPVENIRNFSIVAHVDHGKSTLADRLLELTGTIDKTKNNKQVLDKLQVERERGITVKAQTASLFHNCEGKQYLLNLIDTPGHVDFSYEVSRSLSACQGVLLVVDANEGIQAQTVANFFLAFEAQLSVIPVINKIDLKNADPERVENQIEKVFDIPSDECIKISAKLGTNVESVLQAVIERIPPPKVHRKNPLRALVFDSTFDQYRGVIANVALFDGVVSKGDKIVSAHTQKTYEVNEVGVLNPNEQPTHKLYAGQVGYLIAGMKNVTEAQIGDTLYLHKQPVEPLPGFKSAKPMVFAGMYPVDQSEYNNLKSAIEKLTLNDSSVTVHRDSSLALGAGWRLGFLGLLHMEVFNQRLEQEYNASVILTTPTVPYKAVLSSSKLIKEYREKEITIINPAQFPDESKVTEYLEPVVLGTIITPDEYTGKIMTLCEARRAVQKNMIFIDQNRVMLKYLFPLNEIVVDFYDSLKSLSSGYASFDYEDAGYQTAELVKMDILLNGNSVEELVTVVHKWESHSVTRLECSGAISAHCNLCFPGSNDSPVSAS